The following is a genomic window from Engystomops pustulosus chromosome 11, aEngPut4.maternal, whole genome shotgun sequence.
ATTGGAGAAGAGCAAAtcattcaataataataattaataattctttattttatatagcgcctacacaaagcttgtcaaattcaAGACTCAATTCGCCAAAGAATTGATGAATTTTTCAAAAGCTTTGTTTAGGGACCAAATCAAACTACTCCAATTCTGCTGAAAATTGGTATATTACCCCTCTATTCCTCTTCTTGTTTCATACATTTtgcactcctttttttttttaacccttagcATAACCCTAATAAAAAATATCAGTATATAATAAGTGAAATGAGATaggatctattttttttatttttaaaaaatcatcatttatTAGAGGTTTAGACGGGTTTAAATACCAATTTTTTTTAGGGTTTGTTAGAAGGGAATCATAGAAAAATCTAATTTAATCCATTCCTGGAAAATAGGCAGATTCCTAACGAGTCTTCAATTCATCGtattgatttgctcatctcttccCGACATCACTCAGATATAAATTGATCAACTTCATTGATAAGAACATCAATAGTAATTCCTGGACAATCCTttaaatagccccccccccccccccccagggaaaTATGGGGCCCTTAACACAACAAAATATTACTCCCCTATCAAAGTTCCCTTGTTGCTTGGGCCCAAACAAAGACAAGATTCCTGTTGAACTCCACAGCCTAGCTTTATGTAGGAATAGTTGTAGATCCTGAATACTGGAAAGTCACCAGTAAGCCTAGTAGTGCCTAGTGATTGGCTGGACAGCTATCTCTATGGAGTTTTGTGAGACACCAGTGCTATCCAACCAGGACCACGGCATCTTCTACCCAAGGACAGTTTGGGATAGGTGAAGAACATTTAATTATGTTAAATGATGTAACCATAATTATCCTCTTTCTTACTAATATTAAATATTCTAATATGGAGGTGTTGCCTGCTATGATTGGCTCCACCCTTGAGGAACCTgattaaagaacagcagatcaatattacagattgccaatactataccacagttGAAAAGTGAATAACTCTTTGTTGCAAATGTTATGTGCATTTACAGAGGTAGCACTGGTTAAAATAACTTATAAAGCTAACCAGACATTTCTGCTCAGTCAGTAGCGTTAGGTAATATAAGGTACCTCCAGTTTCATTAGTTGACTTAATAAGTGAACACACCTTAAGCCTAGTTTACACCCAGTGTTACATctgaatatgtatataatagctaTGCTCTCTACAACAGGTCTGTACAGGTGAAGCTGGGAGAACATAACATTGCTGTAAGTGAAGGCACCGAGCAGTTCATCAACAGTGCCAAGTCCATCAGACACCCCCAGTACAACTCCAGGACCCTGGACAACGATATCCTCCTGATCAAGCTGTCCAGTCCCGCTACACTCAATGCCTATGTCAAGACTATCCCCCTGCCCACCGGATGTGCCACAGCCGGCACCAGGTGTCTGATCTCCGGTTGGGGAAATACCCTCAGCAGTGGCTGTAAGTTCATGAATCTATGCATCACCCATGCAGGGAAAGATATTTTTGGGTCCTGAACTCTGGATCCCCAAATAATTGCATGGCTAAATCTTGTATTGTATGCAAAGTTTTATTAAAATTAGGTTTTGTTTATAGTAGCTCTCTGTGTATAGAGAGGGGTAACACTTTAGTCTGTCATTTGGTGTCTTCCATTCTGCAttatttagcagttttcccctctataGACTCTAACTGTAACTCCCAGTTGTCCCAGGTGCTGACGGCTGGAGACCAGcttctatgatgtctcccatatgctGCACATGTGGAGGATATGCTGCTTTATAACCCTCTCACTCATAAATGTCAGCAGGATTATGTAGGacatgtatgtatgttgtatttcATATCTTTATGTTCTATTATTTCAGCTAACTACCCGGATCTCCTGCAGTGTTTGGATGCTCCAGTCCTGACTGATGCTCAGTGTAGCAGCGCCTATCCAGGACAGATCACAGCCAATATGATTTGTGTTGGCTACCTGGAAGGAGGAAAAGATTCCTGCCAGGTAATGGATTCACCATAATGAACCCACCATTACCCCAGCGAATGACTATTTAAAATTTACTCTACATCCTGTCTGAGATTAGCTGTATAACACTGCTTGATGCTAAAGAATTGTCAGGCCATCTTGTCCACCCTAAGTAATTCCAAGCTGTAAGTATTTAATATGTCTTAAAGGAAAACGACCATATcgttaaacaaaaaataaactacaaatacttacctacgCTCCTCTTCATTCCGATCCCAGCGgtgttcttctttaagcttgaTACGCTggtatcacctagaaaagagacatCCAGGCTGCTAATTGTGCTCGCCTCTCTAATCTCCCTCTTCCAATAAACCTCATCCCTGAACAGTCGGTAACACCATGGACGGAAGTGTCTGATCCATCTCTagggagcttatttactaaaggtcctcggatcgcatttccgtcgaaCTGATCActgttttggggatttgcgccactggaacaggtatttagaaggggattgagtCACACacaatcggaatttggcgcagcggtgctggttttcatgcaacagaaatcgggggttgggtcttcggacgatccgaccgattcggactgagcgcggaatttaagattaaaattgtgtcgcaagcaatgcacttacatgcaccgggaagaagaaggggaactccagcggacctgagcggggaagtgacacatgcaggataccggacgggtaagtaattgtgcccccatgtgtagaATACTTCTTCTGAAAATACCACCTCTGATCAAATAATTTAGTTTAGGTCCAAGAAAAAACCTTAGATAAACTGAATAGAGACTCCGAATAGTAA
Proteins encoded in this region:
- the LOC140105648 gene encoding trypsin-like — encoded protein: MCVRFGKRYLHKTFSTMKLLLLFTFLGAAVAFDDDKIVGGKTCTKNSVPWQVSLNAGYHFCGGSLINTLWVVSAAHCQKQSVQVKLGEHNIAVSEGTEQFINSAKSIRHPQYNSRTLDNDILLIKLSSPATLNAYVKTIPLPTGCATAGTRCLISGWGNTLSSGSNYPDLLQCLDAPVLTDAQCSSAYPGQITANMICVGYLEGGKDSCQGDSGGPVACKGELQGIVSWGYGCALKNYPGVYTRVCKYNTWIQDTVAAN